A genomic region of Photobacterium swingsii contains the following coding sequences:
- a CDS encoding alkaline phosphatase family protein, with amino-acid sequence MNNKVILVVLDGLNYQVARDCMGYLNGLIEQQRATLYPIQCELPSMSRPLYECILTGIRPVESGIVNNEIARLSHHDSIFSIAKSQGKVTAAAAYHWVSELYNRAPYNAVRDRMTNDETMNIQHGCFYHWDHYPDEALFLDAEYLRRTYNPDFLLIHPMNIDDIGHKFGLDSRQYRNSARGADIYLSNYIEQWLADGYQVIVTSDHGMNNDLSHGGILPEEREVPFFVIGDKFIHQQDITQPVKQTEICGLVCQLMNLDHNKPYTQELLAL; translated from the coding sequence ATGAACAATAAGGTGATTCTTGTTGTTCTTGATGGTCTCAACTACCAAGTAGCCCGTGATTGCATGGGCTACTTAAACGGTCTGATTGAGCAGCAAAGAGCAACGCTATACCCAATACAATGCGAACTACCTTCAATGTCGCGTCCATTGTATGAATGCATTTTAACGGGTATTCGCCCTGTAGAAAGTGGAATAGTTAACAATGAGATTGCTCGACTTTCTCACCATGATTCCATTTTCAGTATCGCGAAATCTCAAGGCAAAGTTACCGCGGCAGCAGCATACCACTGGGTAAGTGAACTGTATAACCGCGCGCCTTACAATGCAGTACGTGACCGCATGACGAATGATGAAACTATGAATATCCAGCACGGCTGTTTCTATCACTGGGATCACTACCCAGATGAAGCACTGTTTTTAGATGCTGAGTATTTACGCCGTACTTATAACCCTGATTTTTTGTTGATCCACCCGATGAACATCGACGATATCGGCCATAAATTTGGATTAGACTCGCGCCAGTATCGCAACAGTGCACGCGGGGCAGACATTTACTTATCTAACTATATCGAGCAGTGGCTAGCGGATGGTTATCAAGTGATCGTCACCAGTGATCACGGCATGAACAATGATTTATCACACGGTGGGATTTTGCCAGAAGAGCGTGAAGTGCCCTTCTTTGTGATTGGTGACAAGTTCATCCACCAGCAAGACATTACACAACCCGTTAAACAAACAGAGATCTGCGGCTTGGTTTGCCAACTGATGAACCTTGACCACAACAAACCTTATACTCAGGAATTGTTAGCCCTATGA
- a CDS encoding ABC transporter permease: MSSSTLTQASPASSSQTTSRLSKLKPALWLAPFAVFFYLFQLAPMIWVLVNSFIYEDEFALDNYSEIFDSAFMMQAFSNSLWLSIWSSIIGLAIATLLVSSLRRVDSKIRDGVVAFTNMSSNFSGVPLAFAFIIILGTNGAITLLLKQYGLLGDFDLYGKWGLLVLYIYFQIPLAVLLLYPAFDALNDDWQAAAALLGAKTWHYWLKVALPVLSPALFGTLIILIANAIGAYASVFALTSGNYNIITVRIASLVSGDLFLEPNLAAAISVILMAMLAFITVVNQWLIAKSYAGKKK; this comes from the coding sequence ATGAGTAGCTCGACTCTGACGCAGGCATCCCCTGCGTCTTCTTCACAGACGACAAGTCGATTAAGCAAATTAAAGCCCGCGCTTTGGCTCGCGCCTTTTGCGGTATTCTTCTACCTGTTCCAGCTAGCCCCTATGATTTGGGTGTTAGTGAACAGCTTCATCTACGAAGACGAATTTGCACTTGATAACTACAGCGAAATCTTTGACTCCGCTTTCATGATGCAAGCATTCAGTAACAGTTTATGGTTATCCATATGGTCCAGCATTATTGGCCTCGCCATCGCTACCCTTCTAGTTTCATCGCTGCGCCGCGTGGATTCTAAAATCCGCGATGGTGTCGTGGCTTTCACTAACATGAGCAGTAACTTTTCTGGCGTGCCTCTCGCCTTTGCCTTCATCATTATTTTAGGTACCAATGGCGCGATCACCCTGCTGCTCAAACAATACGGGCTGTTAGGTGACTTCGACTTATACGGCAAATGGGGCTTACTCGTGCTGTATATCTACTTTCAAATCCCACTGGCGGTATTGCTGCTTTACCCCGCTTTTGATGCGTTAAACGATGATTGGCAAGCAGCCGCAGCTTTATTAGGGGCCAAAACCTGGCATTACTGGTTAAAGGTTGCCTTACCCGTTTTATCACCTGCATTGTTTGGCACCTTGATTATTTTGATTGCTAACGCCATTGGCGCGTATGCCAGCGTCTTCGCACTCACATCCGGTAACTACAACATCATTACCGTGCGTATTGCGAGTTTAGTCTCAGGTGATTTATTCCTAGAGCCTAATTTAGCAGCTGCGATTTCGGTCATTCTTATGGCAATGTTGGCTTTCATCACTGTTGTTAACCAGTGGCTTATCGCCAAAAGCTACGCAGGGAAGAAAAAATAA